In a genomic window of Chryseobacterium sp. G0162:
- a CDS encoding RagB/SusD family nutrient uptake outer membrane protein, with protein sequence MKQLKYLSFALIGLWSLTSCESEMDTAPTDQANSVEVFKTAESAETVINGTWAKFNNDGTTFANIGYSTVLRASDAMGSDVAVLTNKYGFSSTYDFTEMVNNTAARPLFIWTMLYSTINNMNNVIAKIDAAEGSQAKKDQVKGQAKALRAFCYLNIASFYQFSYLKDKSALTAPIYTEPSSTSSVAKKKSSLEDIYTLIKSDLTDADNLLKNYTRNKKDKINRNVVNGILARVYLNTGEWTKAAAAAKTAREGFALMTPEKYKEGFNDINNGEWIWGHAQTQEMSDASYAFHYLDVSSSGSYYYSFMADPYFKKLFDSNDIRSELFSWDGLPAREGLLRYAKFKFKSTLIADIVYMRAAEMYLIEAESEARNGNPAQAVAVLNQLRAARNANAYTGSLAQNDVINEVLIERRKELFGEGFSLSDIIRTQGTVERKPFVDAGGKPIKVQVTTSNGIIKTVDGKGHSVFDLPNKTPFVPNSPYYLFSIPLKEIENNPNL encoded by the coding sequence ATGAAACAATTAAAATATTTATCTTTTGCATTAATAGGATTATGGTCACTCACAAGTTGTGAAAGTGAGATGGATACTGCTCCTACGGATCAGGCGAATAGTGTAGAAGTTTTTAAAACAGCTGAAAGTGCAGAAACAGTAATTAACGGAACCTGGGCGAAATTCAATAATGACGGAACTACTTTTGCTAATATCGGGTATTCAACTGTATTAAGAGCAAGTGATGCTATGGGAAGCGATGTAGCTGTGTTAACCAATAAGTATGGCTTTTCATCGACCTATGATTTTACAGAAATGGTGAATAATACAGCGGCTCGTCCTTTATTTATCTGGACAATGTTATATTCCACCATCAATAATATGAATAATGTTATTGCCAAAATTGATGCAGCAGAGGGAAGCCAGGCAAAGAAAGATCAGGTAAAAGGTCAGGCAAAAGCATTGCGTGCGTTCTGTTATCTGAATATTGCCAGCTTTTATCAGTTCAGCTACCTAAAAGATAAATCGGCTTTAACGGCTCCAATCTATACAGAGCCTTCATCAACAAGTAGTGTTGCAAAGAAAAAATCCAGCCTGGAAGATATTTATACTTTGATTAAAAGTGATCTTACGGATGCTGATAACTTATTGAAGAATTATACAAGAAATAAAAAGGATAAGATCAACCGTAACGTTGTCAACGGGATTTTAGCAAGAGTTTATTTGAATACCGGAGAATGGACTAAAGCTGCTGCTGCTGCAAAAACAGCAAGAGAAGGTTTTGCATTGATGACTCCGGAAAAATATAAGGAAGGGTTCAATGATATTAATAATGGAGAATGGATCTGGGGGCATGCACAGACGCAAGAGATGTCGGATGCAAGTTATGCCTTCCATTATCTGGATGTGTCTTCATCAGGGAGTTATTATTACAGTTTCATGGCCGATCCTTATTTTAAAAAACTGTTTGATAGCAATGATATCAGATCTGAGTTATTTTCATGGGATGGACTTCCAGCAAGGGAAGGATTGTTGAGATATGCTAAATTCAAGTTTAAGTCAACACTTATTGCAGATATTGTTTATATGAGAGCGGCTGAAATGTACCTGATTGAAGCTGAGTCAGAAGCAAGAAATGGAAATCCAGCTCAGGCAGTAGCTGTTTTAAATCAATTAAGAGCAGCAAGAAATGCTAATGCTTATACAGGTTCATTAGCACAAAATGATGTGATAAATGAAGTTTTGATTGAAAGAAGAAAAGAATTATTTGGAGAAGGCTTCTCACTTTCAGATATTATCAGAACGCAGGGAACAGTGGAAAGAAAGCCATTTGTAGATGCAGGAGGAAAACCTATTAAAGTCCAGGTGACCACTTCTAACGGAATAATAAAAACAGTGGATGGTAAAGGGCATAGCGTATTTGATCTTCCGAATAAGACTCCGTTTGTTCCGAATAGTCCGTATTATTTATTCAGTATTCCGTTGAAGGAAATTGAAAATAATCCCAATTTATAA
- a CDS encoding SusC/RagA family TonB-linked outer membrane protein: MINKNLFNSKIWIPPVAVFFLGIVSVSGQNSKPKKDTLKEKEIDEVVVVAYGKAKRNSYTGSVATISSDKINNRPVTNITKALEGQVPGIQVTGASGQPGATSTIRIRGVGSVSASSEPLYVVDGIPFDGNINAISPNDIESISVLKDATASALYGSRGANGIIIITTKSGKKGEARVNLNISQGFSGRAVKDYEQVTTDQYFQLYWEAMRNGYQSGQISAQQAAQMATDNIVSGTGLSINPYGANYPKPVGTDGKLLPGARALWNDDWRDVLQRVASRNQVDLDISGGNEKSNYFFSLGYLDDKGMAIESGFKRYSTRLKINSEVKKWLNVGANLSYTNSIQQAPSSSDSKASNIIQAARAIPSFYPYYERNPDGSYVVDAEGNKIYDFGRYRPTAALQNQNLAASLPLDKNENKIDNFSGKGFMEFTFLPELKFRTSFSVDLVSFNEHFYTNPLLGQGKETGGSVRKANSRTLSYTTSNILTYDKRFGKHHINVLGGHEFYKYDYQIISGSRQGFSLPNYYEPDAASLLVDFGGNSDKLSLLSFLGKVEYDFDNKYFLSASTRADSSSRFSKDNRWGTFWSVGGSWKLSNEEFIKNLNFFNQLTLRASYGGQGNDKLLRPNGQSLYYAYQELYRDSPLAGEPGKTLEKVGTPNLKWETNLNLNVGLEFAILNNRIKGNVEYFERKSKDLLFNVPVAPSLGITDYPANIGTIKNTGFEFSLFTTPIKNTDFQWNVDINLSTLNNTVTKLPKGPLVVGTTKQLNEGGSVYDFFIPEWVGVDPSNGKPLWKTITKDANGNPVEGTTSEYAKATKMLQGSALPKLTGGVSTSINYKSFDFSALLTFKIGGKILDTDYTSILHSGNLGGRAWGTEMLNRWTPDNPYTDVPALSTKTNNWTSVSTRFLYSGTYARLKNVSLGYTLPSDYFETIGLKKFRIYVQAENLLTFYKHKGMDPEQALDGTTYYRYPAMRTITFGLQATF, from the coding sequence ATGATTAATAAAAATCTATTTAATTCTAAAATTTGGATTCCACCCGTTGCTGTATTTTTCTTAGGAATTGTAAGTGTAAGCGGGCAAAATTCCAAACCGAAAAAGGATACTCTTAAAGAAAAGGAAATTGATGAAGTGGTTGTGGTGGCTTACGGAAAAGCAAAAAGAAATAGCTACACCGGTTCCGTAGCAACAATTTCCAGTGATAAAATCAATAACAGACCTGTGACCAACATTACCAAAGCATTGGAAGGACAGGTTCCCGGAATTCAGGTTACCGGTGCATCAGGACAGCCTGGAGCTACTTCTACGATCAGGATCAGAGGGGTAGGTTCGGTTAGTGCTTCCAGTGAGCCTTTATACGTTGTGGATGGGATTCCTTTTGACGGAAACATCAATGCGATCAGTCCTAATGATATAGAATCCATCAGTGTTTTAAAAGATGCTACGGCAAGTGCTTTGTATGGTTCAAGAGGAGCGAACGGAATTATTATCATTACCACAAAATCCGGTAAAAAAGGAGAAGCCAGGGTAAACCTTAACATCAGCCAGGGGTTTTCAGGCAGAGCGGTAAAAGATTATGAGCAGGTCACTACGGATCAATATTTCCAATTGTATTGGGAGGCAATGAGAAACGGATACCAATCCGGTCAGATTTCTGCACAACAGGCAGCACAGATGGCAACAGACAATATTGTATCTGGTACCGGATTATCAATTAATCCTTATGGAGCTAATTATCCAAAACCAGTGGGAACAGACGGGAAATTATTACCGGGGGCGAGAGCTTTATGGAATGATGACTGGAGAGATGTTCTTCAAAGAGTTGCTTCCAGAAATCAGGTTGATCTAGACATCAGCGGGGGAAATGAAAAAAGTAATTATTTCTTTTCATTAGGTTATCTAGATGATAAAGGAATGGCTATTGAATCTGGGTTTAAAAGATACAGTACGAGATTAAAAATAAATTCTGAAGTTAAAAAATGGTTGAATGTTGGAGCGAACTTAAGTTACACGAACAGTATTCAGCAGGCTCCAAGTTCTTCAGATTCTAAGGCGAGTAATATTATTCAGGCGGCAAGGGCAATTCCGTCTTTTTATCCTTATTATGAAAGAAATCCGGATGGATCTTATGTAGTGGATGCGGAAGGGAACAAGATTTATGATTTTGGAAGATACAGACCTACTGCGGCACTTCAGAATCAAAATTTAGCGGCAAGTTTACCATTGGATAAAAATGAAAATAAGATCGATAATTTTTCAGGGAAAGGATTTATGGAGTTTACATTTCTTCCGGAGCTGAAGTTTAGAACGAGTTTTTCTGTTGATCTTGTTAGCTTTAATGAGCATTTTTATACCAATCCGCTTCTTGGACAAGGAAAGGAGACCGGAGGATCTGTAAGAAAAGCGAATAGCAGAACACTTTCCTATACGACCAGTAATATTCTGACTTATGATAAGAGGTTTGGAAAACATCATATTAATGTATTGGGAGGTCATGAATTTTATAAATATGATTACCAAATTATTTCCGGTAGCAGACAGGGTTTCTCATTACCTAACTACTATGAGCCTGATGCAGCCTCTCTGTTAGTGGATTTTGGAGGGAATAGTGATAAATTAAGCTTGTTGAGTTTCCTTGGAAAGGTGGAGTATGATTTTGATAATAAATATTTCTTATCTGCATCTACAAGAGCTGATAGTTCTTCAAGATTTTCAAAAGATAACAGATGGGGGACATTCTGGTCTGTAGGAGGTTCATGGAAACTTTCAAATGAAGAATTTATTAAAAATCTAAATTTCTTCAATCAGTTGACATTACGTGCAAGTTATGGAGGACAGGGGAATGATAAATTATTAAGGCCCAATGGACAGAGCCTTTATTATGCTTATCAGGAATTATACAGGGACTCACCTCTAGCTGGTGAGCCTGGAAAAACGTTGGAGAAAGTAGGAACTCCTAATCTGAAATGGGAAACCAATCTTAATTTGAATGTAGGACTTGAGTTTGCCATTCTTAATAACAGAATTAAAGGAAACGTAGAATATTTTGAAAGAAAAAGTAAAGACCTCCTCTTTAATGTACCGGTTGCTCCGTCTTTAGGGATCACTGATTATCCGGCCAATATTGGAACAATAAAGAATACAGGTTTTGAATTTTCATTATTCACAACGCCTATTAAAAATACGGACTTCCAATGGAACGTGGATATTAATCTGAGCACCTTAAACAATACGGTAACTAAATTGCCTAAAGGTCCTCTTGTGGTAGGAACAACAAAACAATTGAATGAAGGGGGATCTGTATATGATTTCTTTATTCCGGAATGGGTAGGAGTAGACCCAAGTAATGGAAAACCATTGTGGAAAACCATTACAAAGGATGCTAATGGAAATCCGGTGGAAGGAACAACTTCAGAATATGCCAAGGCTACAAAAATGCTGCAAGGTTCTGCTCTGCCTAAGTTAACCGGAGGAGTCAGCACGAGCATTAATTATAAGAGTTTTGATTTTTCTGCATTACTGACATTCAAGATTGGAGGGAAGATTCTGGACACAGATTATACTTCAATCTTACACAGTGGAAACTTAGGTGGACGCGCATGGGGGACGGAAATGCTAAACAGATGGACTCCTGACAATCCTTATACAGATGTCCCGGCTTTAAGTACAAAAACGAATAACTGGACTTCGGTTTCTACAAGGTTTCTTTATTCAGGAACGTATGCAAGGCTTAAGAATGTAAGCTTAGGATATACATTACCATCGGATTATTTTGAAACAATTGGATTGAAGAAGTTCAGAATTTATGTTCAGGCAGAGAATCTTCTGACTTTCTATAAACATAAAGGAATGGATCCTGAACAGGCACTGGACGGGACCACATATTACAGATATCCGGCTATGAGAACGATTACTTTTGGTCTTCAGGCAACGTTTTAA
- a CDS encoding CusA/CzcA family heavy metal efflux RND transporter, whose amino-acid sequence MLDKIIKFSIKNKAVIGIMTLVWVIWGTWSATKLPIDAVPDITNNQVQIITACPTLAGQEVEQLVTFPIEQSIANVPDIQETRSISRFGLSVITVVFKENVDVYFARQLINEQLKNAVEEIPKGVGTPELAPVSTGLGEIYQYILHPKKGSEKKYNAKELRTMQDWIVRRQLNGTPGVAEINSFGGELKQYEVAIDPNRLKAMGTSITEIFTALEKNNQNTGGAYIDKKPNAYFIRGIGLVSSLEDIKNIAVKNETGSVPIFVKDVADVRLGSAVRYGALTYNGKVDAVGGVVMMLKGANSNEVVENVKAKIPTIQKSLPDDVVIEPFLDRTDLVDRAISTVEKNLMEGALIVIFVLVVFLGNLRAGLIVASAIPLSLLFALGMMNVFGVSANLMSLGAIDFGLIVDGAVIIVEATLHLLHNKNKGMLTQVQMDQEVGTAASKMMNSAIFGQIIILIVYVPILTLAGVEGKMFTPMAKTVGFAIIGATILSITYIPMMSALFLSKKISHKETLSDKMMNAIQKVYQPLLQKAIRAKYIIVSATVAVFVIAAFIFKNMGGEFIPQLQEGDFAFHCILPQGSSLSQSIETSMQASRIIKQFDEVKMVVGKTGSAEVPTDPMPPEATDMIVVLKPQSEWKTKKSYNELADEISEKLETIPGVFFEKNQPIQMRFNELMTGIRQDVAVKIFGENLDSLAVYADKVGKIIQTVDGATAPQIERVSGLPQINVQYDRTRIANYGLNIEDVNNAVSTAFAGKAAGQVFENERRFDLVVRLDSLHRTDISDVNNLMITSATGAQIPLSQVANVNYKLGPAQISREQGKRRIVIGFNVKGRDVESVVKDIQTKLDKVKLPSGYYFTYGGQFENLQEASKRLMIAVPVSLLLIFMLLYFTFKSFKQAALIFTAIPMSAIGGVFALLVRDMPFSISAGIGFIALFGVAVLNGIVLIGTFNQLEKDGETDILKRVFEGTKTRLRPVLMTATVASLGFLPMAISTGAGAEVQKPLATVVIGGLVTATFLTLFVLPMLYIIFNTKVLKRKNKNMQSFTIILVLGLMMLGQTFKAQSRPISAEEAVQMAINNNLTLQSKDLSIKSAEALRPTAKELPKLSFDAQLGQYNSPKFDQSFAISQSIPFPTLFKARKELINENIKSRQIDKEVTINELIKDVRTYYYQIEYFQYNKEKLTNLAGFYDEFIRIATVRFKAGDIKKIEINTAETQKGEIDLLLRQNEVYLNNAYKNLKTLLNTSENLEVPFNTNYEPLKAENVLDSSVVANNPTVKAFYQEMEIAEKNKKVEKATGLPDFSLGYTNQSLIGFHTINGQENFYDSGKRFQSATVGVAIPLTFGATKARMQALEYDKQVAETNARMQKKQLTARLENAFNQYQQDIQQYDYYTNQALPNAEKIVKAAQLGYKTGEISYVEYLFALQTATNIQLKYLESIQQVNQAVVTINSIINK is encoded by the coding sequence GTGTTAGATAAAATCATAAAATTCAGTATCAAGAACAAGGCTGTCATTGGGATAATGACCTTGGTATGGGTTATTTGGGGAACATGGAGTGCTACCAAGTTACCCATTGATGCCGTACCGGATATTACCAATAATCAGGTTCAAATTATTACGGCTTGTCCTACATTGGCAGGACAGGAGGTGGAACAATTGGTAACGTTTCCCATTGAGCAGAGTATTGCTAATGTTCCGGATATTCAGGAAACAAGAAGTATTTCAAGATTTGGACTCTCTGTTATTACAGTAGTTTTCAAGGAAAATGTTGATGTTTACTTTGCCAGACAGCTCATCAATGAACAATTAAAAAATGCCGTTGAGGAAATTCCCAAAGGAGTAGGAACTCCTGAATTGGCTCCTGTAAGTACAGGGCTTGGGGAAATATATCAATATATTCTTCACCCTAAAAAAGGAAGCGAAAAGAAATACAATGCCAAGGAACTTAGAACCATGCAGGATTGGATTGTTCGAAGACAGCTTAACGGAACACCCGGAGTGGCTGAAATCAATAGCTTTGGAGGAGAATTAAAACAATACGAAGTAGCCATTGACCCCAACCGGCTGAAGGCGATGGGAACAAGTATTACCGAAATATTTACCGCGTTAGAAAAAAATAACCAAAATACCGGAGGGGCTTATATTGATAAAAAGCCTAATGCTTACTTTATCAGAGGGATAGGGTTGGTGTCTTCTTTAGAGGATATTAAAAATATAGCCGTAAAAAATGAAACAGGTAGTGTTCCTATCTTTGTGAAAGACGTGGCAGATGTTCGTCTAGGAAGTGCTGTTCGATACGGAGCTTTGACGTATAACGGAAAAGTAGATGCTGTAGGAGGAGTAGTGATGATGCTGAAAGGTGCCAACAGTAACGAGGTGGTAGAGAATGTTAAAGCAAAGATTCCTACCATTCAGAAATCTCTTCCAGATGATGTGGTCATTGAACCATTTTTGGATAGGACAGATTTGGTAGACAGAGCTATCAGTACTGTTGAGAAAAATCTGATGGAAGGAGCCCTAATTGTAATTTTTGTTCTTGTAGTCTTCCTGGGGAACCTAAGAGCAGGACTTATTGTAGCCTCAGCCATTCCGCTTTCCTTGTTATTTGCATTGGGAATGATGAATGTCTTTGGGGTAAGTGCCAATCTGATGAGTTTAGGAGCAATAGACTTTGGACTTATTGTGGATGGAGCTGTTATTATCGTTGAAGCAACCTTGCATTTGCTTCACAATAAAAATAAAGGGATGCTGACCCAGGTTCAAATGGATCAGGAAGTGGGGACTGCAGCCTCTAAAATGATGAACAGTGCCATTTTCGGACAGATTATCATTCTGATTGTTTATGTTCCGATTCTTACACTGGCAGGAGTAGAAGGAAAAATGTTTACTCCAATGGCTAAAACGGTAGGTTTTGCAATCATTGGAGCTACGATATTATCCATTACCTATATTCCGATGATGAGTGCATTATTTTTATCTAAAAAAATCTCACATAAAGAGACGCTTTCAGATAAAATGATGAATGCAATACAGAAGGTTTATCAACCATTGTTACAAAAAGCAATTAGAGCTAAATACATTATTGTTTCAGCAACAGTAGCCGTTTTTGTGATTGCAGCATTTATCTTTAAAAATATGGGGGGAGAATTTATTCCACAGCTACAGGAAGGAGACTTTGCATTCCATTGTATCCTGCCACAAGGAAGTTCACTTAGCCAGAGTATAGAAACTTCAATGCAGGCTTCAAGAATTATCAAACAATTTGATGAGGTGAAAATGGTAGTCGGAAAAACCGGATCTGCTGAAGTTCCTACGGACCCAATGCCGCCAGAAGCTACCGACATGATTGTTGTTTTAAAGCCACAAAGCGAATGGAAGACCAAAAAATCCTACAATGAGCTGGCAGATGAGATCAGTGAAAAACTGGAAACCATTCCCGGAGTGTTTTTTGAGAAAAACCAGCCTATTCAGATGCGTTTTAATGAATTGATGACAGGGATCAGACAGGATGTTGCGGTGAAAATATTTGGTGAAAACTTAGATTCGTTAGCAGTGTATGCTGATAAGGTTGGAAAGATTATTCAGACGGTGGATGGAGCTACTGCACCTCAGATTGAAAGAGTAAGTGGTCTGCCGCAGATCAATGTACAATATGACAGAACCAGAATTGCCAATTACGGATTGAATATAGAAGATGTCAACAATGCAGTAAGTACTGCCTTTGCTGGGAAAGCGGCCGGACAGGTTTTTGAAAATGAAAGACGTTTTGATTTGGTAGTCCGCCTTGACAGTCTTCACAGAACCGATATTTCGGATGTGAATAACCTGATGATAACCTCAGCTACTGGAGCTCAGATTCCGTTGTCGCAGGTTGCAAATGTAAATTATAAACTTGGCCCGGCACAGATTAGCCGTGAGCAGGGAAAACGTAGAATTGTAATAGGTTTTAACGTTAAAGGACGAGATGTGGAAAGTGTGGTAAAAGATATTCAGACCAAACTGGATAAAGTGAAATTACCATCCGGATATTACTTTACCTATGGCGGACAGTTTGAAAACCTTCAGGAGGCCAGTAAGCGTCTGATGATTGCAGTTCCTGTATCATTACTGCTTATTTTTATGTTGTTGTATTTTACATTTAAATCATTCAAGCAAGCTGCTTTGATCTTTACAGCTATTCCAATGAGTGCGATTGGAGGTGTTTTTGCACTTTTAGTAAGAGATATGCCATTCAGTATCAGTGCCGGAATTGGATTCATTGCATTGTTTGGAGTTGCAGTACTTAATGGAATTGTACTGATCGGAACCTTTAATCAACTTGAAAAAGATGGTGAAACCGATATTTTAAAGCGCGTTTTTGAAGGAACGAAAACAAGGCTAAGACCTGTTCTGATGACTGCAACAGTAGCTTCACTTGGATTTTTACCGATGGCTATTTCAACAGGAGCAGGAGCAGAAGTACAAAAACCATTGGCAACCGTAGTTATTGGTGGTTTGGTAACGGCTACCTTCCTTACTTTATTTGTTCTGCCAATGCTGTACATTATTTTTAACACAAAGGTCTTGAAGAGAAAGAATAAGAATATGCAATCATTTACCATCATTCTAGTATTGGGACTAATGATGCTGGGGCAGACGTTTAAAGCGCAGTCCAGACCAATCTCTGCGGAAGAAGCAGTCCAGATGGCGATCAACAATAATTTAACCTTACAATCAAAGGATTTAAGCATTAAATCAGCAGAAGCTTTGCGCCCAACGGCTAAAGAACTTCCCAAATTAAGCTTTGATGCGCAGCTAGGGCAGTACAACAGTCCGAAGTTTGACCAGTCTTTTGCCATTTCACAGAGTATCCCTTTTCCAACGTTATTTAAAGCCAGAAAAGAGCTCATCAATGAAAATATTAAGAGCAGACAGATTGATAAAGAAGTTACCATCAACGAACTGATTAAAGATGTTCGTACTTATTATTATCAGATTGAGTATTTTCAGTACAATAAAGAAAAACTGACCAATCTTGCCGGTTTTTATGATGAATTTATCAGAATTGCAACCGTAAGATTCAAAGCAGGGGATATCAAGAAGATCGAAATCAATACGGCAGAAACCCAAAAAGGAGAAATCGATTTGTTATTAAGACAGAATGAAGTGTACCTAAATAATGCATATAAAAATTTAAAAACCCTTCTGAATACTTCTGAAAATTTGGAAGTTCCGTTCAATACCAACTATGAACCTCTGAAAGCTGAAAATGTTTTGGATAGTAGCGTAGTTGCGAATAATCCTACAGTAAAAGCTTTCTATCAGGAAATGGAAATTGCGGAGAAGAATAAAAAGGTTGAGAAAGCAACAGGGCTGCCTGATTTTAGTTTGGGATATACCAACCAGTCACTGATAGGTTTTCATACCATCAATGGACAGGAGAATTTTTATGATTCAGGAAAACGTTTTCAGTCGGCAACGGTAGGAGTGGCAATTCCACTGACATTTGGAGCTACAAAAGCAAGAATGCAGGCACTGGAATATGATAAGCAGGTAGCGGAAACCAATGCAAGAATGCAAAAGAAGCAGCTTACTGCCCGGTTGGAAAATGCTTTTAATCAATACCAGCAAGATATACAGCAATATGATTACTATACCAATCAGGCGCTGCCCAATGCTGAAAAAATTGTAAAAGCAGCTCAGTTAGGATATAAAACGGGAGAAATTTCCTATGTAGAATACCTTTTTGCCTTGCAAACAGCAACCAATATTCAGTTAAAATATCTGGAATCCATTCAGCAGGTAAATCAGGCTGTAGTGACTATTAACTCAATCATTAATAAATAA
- a CDS encoding helix-turn-helix domain-containing protein, with the protein MIEQGPDYIRIYTDIIAMKHPQKLEICAPILQKKRLTALDVLKLNEIVFGLEGIETEKFNQRHKSYDKSAIIKILNFQKDHGYNNTQMANQFKMSRNTLAKWKKSFECNQ; encoded by the coding sequence ATGATAGAACAAGGTCCTGATTATATAAGAATTTATACCGATATCATTGCCATGAAGCATCCTCAAAAGCTTGAAATATGTGCGCCTATTTTACAAAAAAAAAGATTGACGGCATTGGATGTTCTTAAGCTTAATGAAATTGTCTTCGGATTAGAAGGAATTGAAACAGAAAAATTTAATCAAAGACATAAGTCTTATGATAAGTCTGCTATTATAAAAATTTTAAATTTTCAAAAAGACCATGGATATAATAATACTCAAATGGCGAATCAATTTAAAATGAGTAGAAATACTTTAGCAAAGTGGAAAAAAAGTTTTGAATGTAATCAATAA
- a CDS encoding helix-turn-helix domain-containing protein, with protein sequence MDRYVILMISILGVYSIIFIFFIPDKILSWYLPAGILFLGSGYSFARKRFSPNLIVNTYLILAPIFGFYLMLAFWENSVASFSWLLPIPLGAYIFFSKKGTIKYVAYTLIIIITASITADNLKYAFPKHTQREVMFTDINLFISNILVVSLLIYYKDKIKKQEILEHADSPPLPKAKPYEPKSATDIADIEGMEKLFERIEKAMNQEMLFKDVKLNLSRLSVVLDVNSSYISKAIRYKGHSNFNIYLNTYRINYVKKLLEEIDFQKTTLMYVYTEAGFSNQSTFNRVFKQIEGITPSEYIQQNLKIDDN encoded by the coding sequence ATGGATAGATATGTGATTCTTATGATTTCTATCTTAGGAGTCTACTCCATCATTTTTATTTTTTTTATACCCGACAAAATTCTATCCTGGTATCTGCCGGCAGGGATCTTATTCTTAGGATCCGGTTATTCATTTGCACGAAAAAGATTTTCTCCCAACCTCATTGTAAATACTTATCTCATACTTGCCCCCATATTCGGTTTTTATCTCATGCTTGCTTTTTGGGAAAATTCTGTAGCCAGCTTCTCATGGTTATTACCCATTCCTTTAGGAGCTTATATTTTTTTTTCTAAAAAAGGCACCATAAAGTATGTTGCCTATACTCTGATCATAATTATTACAGCCAGTATCACCGCTGACAATTTGAAATATGCCTTTCCAAAGCATACTCAAAGGGAGGTCATGTTTACAGACATCAATTTATTTATTTCAAATATTCTGGTCGTATCCTTATTGATTTATTACAAAGACAAAATCAAAAAGCAAGAAATACTGGAACATGCAGATTCACCACCTCTCCCAAAGGCTAAACCTTATGAACCCAAAAGCGCAACAGACATTGCAGATATTGAGGGCATGGAAAAATTATTTGAAAGAATAGAAAAAGCCATGAACCAGGAAATGCTTTTTAAGGATGTTAAATTGAACCTTTCACGATTAAGCGTTGTTCTAGATGTCAACAGTTCTTATATTTCTAAAGCAATTCGATATAAAGGACATTCTAATTTCAACATTTATCTCAATACCTATAGAATCAACTATGTAAAAAAACTTTTAGAAGAAATTGATTTTCAGAAAACCACTCTCATGTATGTCTATACTGAAGCAGGGTTTTCAAATCAATCTACATTCAATAGAGTTTTTAAACAAATTGAGGGAATCACTCCTTCAGAATATATTCAACAGAACTTAAAAATTGATGACAATTAG
- a CDS encoding transposase has translation MVFDFKNIHIGACIKERYESLGISMIRVCNFLNITDDEVYEMFMQKSLDTEVLLRWSKLLEYDFFRIYTQHIIIFAPQANMGYNTVSPKKGSSLPQFRKNVYTKEVIDFVLELISTGQKTKQQVIEEYKIPKTTLYKWASKYDKS, from the coding sequence ATGGTATTTGATTTTAAAAACATTCATATAGGAGCGTGTATTAAGGAAAGATATGAGAGCTTGGGAATTTCAATGATTCGGGTTTGCAACTTTCTTAATATTACAGATGATGAAGTGTACGAAATGTTTATGCAAAAAAGTCTGGATACGGAAGTTCTGTTGAGATGGAGTAAGCTTTTAGAATATGATTTCTTTAGAATCTATACCCAGCATATCATCATATTTGCACCGCAAGCCAATATGGGATATAATACAGTTAGTCCCAAAAAGGGTTCTTCTCTTCCGCAGTTTCGGAAGAATGTATATACTAAAGAAGTAATAGATTTTGTTTTGGAGCTTATCAGTACCGGACAGAAAACAAAACAACAGGTAATAGAGGAATACAAGATTCCTAAAACTACACTTTATAAATGGGCTAGTAAGTATGATAAATCTTAA
- a CDS encoding DUF6660 family protein, whose protein sequence is MNLLRWILAIYFMALSLMPCEDLSHPLNSGNKSISLSISETHSTDQGDICSPLCACSCCQMTVSAFKMDPLLELPEQIPAYFSKKILFHKNDFAYQIYDPIWQPPKI, encoded by the coding sequence ATGAACCTGTTAAGATGGATACTGGCAATTTATTTCATGGCGTTATCATTGATGCCATGTGAAGACTTGTCTCATCCATTAAATTCAGGAAACAAAAGTATTTCTTTAAGTATTTCTGAGACTCATTCTACAGACCAAGGAGATATTTGCTCACCATTGTGTGCTTGCAGCTGTTGCCAGATGACAGTTTCTGCATTTAAAATGGATCCTTTATTAGAACTCCCTGAGCAGATTCCTGCTTATTTTTCAAAGAAAATCTTATTTCACAAAAACGACTTCGCTTACCAGATATACGATCCTATCTGGCAGCCTCCTAAAATTTAA